Proteins found in one Phocoena sinus isolate mPhoSin1 chromosome 19, mPhoSin1.pri, whole genome shotgun sequence genomic segment:
- the NUP93 gene encoding nuclear pore complex protein Nup93 isoform X3 — protein sequence MAEEYHRESMLVEWEQVKQRILHTLLASGEDALDFTQESEPSYISDAGPPGRSSLDSIEMAYARQIYIYNEKIVNGHLQPNLVDLCASVTELDDKNISDMWTMVKQMTDVLLTPATDALKSRNSVEVRMEFVRQALGYLEQSYKNYTLVTVFGNLHQAQLGGVPGTYQLVRSFLNIKLPAPLPGLQDGEVEGHPVWALIYYCLRCGDLLAASQVVNRAQHQLGEFKTWFQEYMNSKDRRLSPATENKLRLHYRRALRNNTDPYKRAVYCIIGRCDITDNQSEVADKTEDYLWLKLNQVCFDDDGTSSPQDRLTLSQFQKQLLEDYGESHFTVNHQPFLYFQVLFLTAQFEAAIAFLFRMERLRCHAVHVALVLFELKLLLKSSGQSAQLLSHEPGDPPCMRRLNFVRLLILYTRKFESTDPREALQYFYFLRDEKDSQGENMFLRCVSELVIESREFDMILGKLENDGSRKPGVIDKFTSDTKPIINKVASVAENKGLFEEAAKLYDLAKNADKVLELMNKLLSPVVPQISAPQSNKERLKNMALSVAERYRAQGISANKFVDSTFYLLLDLITFFDEYHSGHIDRAFDIIDRLKLVPLNQESVEERVAAFRNFSDEVRHNLSEVLLATMNILFTQFKRLKGTSPSSASRPQRVIEDRDSQLRSQARALITFAGMIPYRTSGDTNARLVQMEVLMN from the exons CCAAGTTACATCAGTGATGCGGGACCCCCTGGTCGAAGCTCTCTGGACAGCATCGAGATGGCCTATGCCCGGCAG aTTTATATCTATAACGAGAAGATTGTCAACGGACACCTGCAGCCTAACCTTGTGGACCTCTGTGCTTCTGTCACAGAACTGGATGATAAG AACATCTCTGACATGTGGACCATGGTAAAACAAATGACAGACGTGTTGTTGACACCAGCGACTGATGCCCTGAAGAGCCGCAACAGCGTGGAAGTGCGCATGGAGTTCGTCAGGCAGGCCTTGGGATACCTCGAGCAGAG ttataagaaTTATACCCTTGTGACTGTCTTTGGCAACTTGCATCAGGCCCAGCTGGGTGGGGTGCCTGGGACTTACCAGTTGGTTCGAAGTTTCCTGAACATCAAACTTCCGGCTCCCTTGCCTGGACTTCAG GATGGAGAGGTGGAAGGCCATCCTGTGTGGGCGTTAATTTATTACTGCCTGCGCTGTGGAGACCTGCTTGCCGCTTCACAGGTGGTCAACCGAGCCCAGCACCAGCTGGGAGAGTTTAAAACTTGGTTCCAGGAGTACATGAACAGCAAGGACAGAAG ATTGTCCCCAGCTACGGAGAACAAGCTCCGACTGCATTACCGCAGGGCCCTCAGGAACAACACGGACCCCTACAAACGGGCTGTGTACTGTATCATTGGCAGATGTGACATCACTGACAACCAGAGCGAGGTGGCCGACAAAACTGAGGACTACCTGTGGCTGAAG TTGAACCAGGTGTGTTTCGATGATGACGGCACCAGCTCCCCACAAGACAGGCTCACTCTCTCTCAGTTCCAGAAACAGTTGTTGGAAGACTACG GTGAGTCCCACTTCACGGTGAACCATCAGCCCTTCCTCTACTTCCAAGTGCTGTTCCTCACCGCGCAGTTCGAAGCTGCCATTGCCTTTCTCTTCCGCATGGAGCGGCTGCGCTGCCATGCTGTGCACGTGGCGCTAGTGCTCTTTGAGCTAAAGCTGCTTTTAAAATCCTCGGGACAGAGCGCTCAACTCC TCAGCCATGAGCCTGGCGACCCTCCCTGCATGCGGAGGCTGAACTTCGTGCGGCTACTCATTCTCTACACCCGGAAGTTTGAATCCACGGACCCGAGAGAGGCCCTCCAATACTTCTACTTCCTCAG AGACGAGAAAGACAGTCAAGGAGAAAACATGTTTCTGCGTTGTGTGAGCGAGCTGGTGATAGAAAGTCGAGAG TTCGATATGATTCTTGGGAAGCTAGAGAACGATGGAAGTAGAAAG CCTGGAGTCATAGATAAGTTTACTAGTGACACAAAACCTATTATCAACAAAGTTGCTTCCGTGGCAGAAAATAAAGGACTGTTTGAAGAAGCAGCAAAGCTTTATGACCTTGCCAAG AATGCTGACAAGGTTCTGGAGCTGATGAACAAACTGCTCAGCCCTGTCGTCCCCCAGATCAGTGCCCCGCAGTCCAACAAGGAGAGGCTGAAGAACATGGCGCTCTCCGTCGCGGAGCG GTATAGGGCTCAGGGAATCAGTGCAAATAAATTTGTGGACTCCACGTTCTATCTTCTGTTGGACTTGATCACCTTTTTTGACGAGTATCACAGTGGGCATATTGACAGAGCCTTTGAT ataATTGATCGGTTGAAGCTGGTGCCCCTGAATCAGGAAAGTGTGGAAGAGAGAGTGGCTGCCTTCAGAAATTTCAGTGATGAG GTCAGGCACAACCTCTCAGAAGTGCTTCTCGCCACCATGAacatcttgttcacacagtttaaGAGGCTCAAGGGGACAAGTCCATCATCGGCATCCAGGCCCCAGCGAGTCATCGAGGACCGTGATTCT CAACTCCGCAGCCAAGCCCGAGCCCTGATTACCTTTGCTGGGATGATACCCTACCGGACATCTGGGGACACCAACGCGAGGCTGGTGCAGATGGAGGTCCTCATGAATTAA